In one Rhizobium leguminosarum genomic region, the following are encoded:
- a CDS encoding IS5 family transposase, with product MPHKHNAARRHHIGKLKFKVTNWAEYEAGLRRRGSLTLWVTPEALVGWAAPRRKTRGGQPLYSDLAIESTLMLGMVFGLRLRQSEGLLSSVLALMGLDLPVPDHTTLSRRARTWVPTVEQRAAPNAPLHVLVDSTGLKVYGAGQWLEEKHGAKSRRGWRKLHLAVDADSGEIIAHSLTEKETSDASQLEPLLDQIDDEIGQFTADGAYDGYPTYNAVLRHSTGARVVIPPRSNAVERPNAQASCQRDDHIASMQIDGRLKWQASTGYGKRALVETAMGRYKGVIGPRLRARSFRAQQTEAAIGVAILNRMLTCGRPKSVRCQASTGAAK from the coding sequence ATGCCGCACAAACATAACGCCGCCCGCCGCCATCACATCGGTAAGTTGAAGTTCAAAGTGACGAACTGGGCGGAGTATGAGGCCGGTCTTCGCCGCCGTGGCAGTTTGACCCTTTGGGTGACGCCGGAAGCTCTTGTCGGTTGGGCCGCCCCGCGTCGCAAGACGCGTGGTGGCCAGCCGCTCTATTCTGATCTGGCGATTGAATCCACGCTGATGCTGGGCATGGTATTCGGATTGCGTTTGCGACAAAGCGAAGGGCTTCTGAGTTCGGTGCTTGCGCTGATGGGATTGGATCTGCCTGTGCCCGATCATACGACACTCAGTCGGCGGGCGAGAACCTGGGTGCCAACTGTCGAGCAAAGGGCAGCGCCAAATGCGCCGCTTCACGTGCTGGTCGATAGCACCGGGTTGAAGGTCTATGGCGCCGGCCAATGGCTGGAAGAAAAGCATGGGGCAAAGTCCCGGCGTGGCTGGCGAAAACTGCACCTGGCGGTTGATGCCGACAGTGGCGAGATCATTGCACATAGTCTGACTGAGAAGGAAACCAGCGATGCCTCGCAGCTGGAGCCGTTGCTGGATCAGATCGACGATGAGATCGGCCAGTTTACTGCCGATGGAGCTTATGATGGCTATCCAACCTATAACGCTGTCCTGCGTCATAGCACAGGCGCAAGGGTCGTCATTCCACCGCGCTCGAATGCGGTTGAACGGCCCAACGCCCAAGCATCCTGCCAGAGAGACGACCACATAGCCTCCATGCAGATAGATGGCCGGCTGAAATGGCAGGCATCTACCGGCTATGGCAAACGAGCTTTGGTTGAAACCGCGATGGGTCGATACAAGGGCGTCATCGGTCCGCGGCTCCGTGCTCGTTCATTCCGTGCGCAGCAGACTGAAGCTGCGATCGGCGTCGCCATTTTGAACCGTATGCTGACTTGCGGACGCCCGAAATCCGTTCGTTGCCAAGCATCGACGGGAGCAGCCAAATAA
- a CDS encoding DUF4384 domain-containing protein: protein MSHRKAILAAATFLSFFAVVPAVVAQNERTLTEAPAQTGPVSITFDRTEAKYAIGEVVGLFIQSTENSYVTVLNVSPNGSVIKLFPNKYQTDALVGAGKRVQVPDPASGARLQVSGPVGQEQIKVFYSSKPLTIFADLGGSGSGMFRSVDGGMDAVSRSLEEARSLGTKISSKTLMLTMVDSPAALPPSASPPVAAAPAAKPAPVEQAAKPPVAKPKPVIKQEIAKKPETDVEKPKAAPKPVAPKPVEQAAQQPPKKYKIVTNLAPGQELAADELQLIGPADTTASTRPTQYKQPSQTKMPKLPMPQLKMPQFKLPGGFSIKMPQLNLGRSAEPSQAGEEIEVANADTPVCTALLDKLNTAVAAKDITAAAAEADTIAVSADCGQFQVNAQRRVAALRLAAAQEMMAANQPVTDYEPLLVAADSPQVLWQASATLGEIYFSARRFADAAADYQQAIEIIKNETRTPKAPPADTISDLIQRAAQARILAANPTSDNPQGSFVPAEKDHRSGVLGGIYSENVRGIVPVSIPVPITFDFNKSSFTSIGTEAAEELLEALKQQKPGRVILIGHTDRRGADDYNQKLSERRAQAVADFLKSHGIDASIDAEGRGASEPVDVTATANLTEDDVDALNRRVEWRRE, encoded by the coding sequence ATGTCGCACCGCAAAGCCATCCTGGCCGCAGCCACCTTTCTTTCGTTCTTTGCGGTGGTTCCCGCCGTCGTGGCGCAGAACGAGCGTACACTGACCGAAGCGCCGGCGCAGACCGGACCCGTCAGCATCACCTTCGATCGCACCGAAGCCAAATACGCCATCGGCGAAGTCGTCGGCCTGTTCATCCAGTCGACTGAGAACAGCTATGTCACGGTGCTGAACGTCTCCCCGAACGGTTCCGTCATCAAACTTTTCCCGAACAAATATCAGACCGACGCCCTTGTCGGGGCCGGCAAGCGCGTGCAGGTGCCGGATCCGGCGAGCGGCGCCCGGCTGCAGGTGTCCGGCCCGGTGGGACAGGAGCAGATCAAGGTCTTCTATTCCTCCAAGCCGCTTACCATCTTCGCCGATCTCGGCGGCAGCGGCAGCGGCATGTTCCGCTCGGTCGACGGCGGCATGGATGCCGTTTCCCGCAGCCTTGAAGAGGCCCGCAGCCTCGGCACCAAGATCAGCAGCAAGACGCTGATGCTGACGATGGTCGACAGCCCGGCGGCCCTGCCGCCCTCCGCGTCCCCGCCAGTTGCCGCCGCTCCCGCGGCAAAACCCGCACCGGTCGAACAGGCTGCAAAGCCGCCCGTTGCGAAGCCGAAGCCGGTGATAAAACAGGAAATCGCCAAGAAGCCGGAAACGGATGTGGAAAAACCTAAGGCGGCCCCAAAGCCGGTGGCGCCGAAGCCGGTCGAGCAGGCCGCACAACAGCCGCCGAAGAAATACAAGATCGTCACCAATCTGGCGCCCGGCCAGGAGCTTGCCGCCGACGAACTGCAATTGATCGGCCCTGCCGACACCACCGCATCCACCCGGCCGACCCAATATAAGCAGCCGTCGCAGACCAAGATGCCGAAACTGCCGATGCCGCAGCTCAAGATGCCGCAGTTCAAACTTCCCGGCGGTTTCAGCATCAAGATGCCGCAGCTTAACCTCGGCCGCTCGGCCGAACCCAGCCAAGCCGGCGAAGAGATCGAGGTCGCGAACGCCGATACGCCTGTTTGCACCGCCCTTCTCGATAAGCTGAACACCGCCGTTGCCGCCAAGGATATCACGGCTGCTGCGGCTGAAGCCGATACGATCGCCGTCAGCGCCGATTGCGGCCAGTTCCAGGTGAATGCCCAGCGCCGCGTCGCAGCCCTCAGGCTTGCGGCTGCCCAGGAGATGATGGCGGCCAACCAGCCGGTGACTGATTACGAACCGCTGCTTGTCGCCGCCGACAGCCCGCAAGTGCTCTGGCAGGCCTCCGCCACGCTCGGCGAGATTTACTTTTCCGCCCGCCGCTTCGCCGATGCCGCCGCCGATTACCAGCAGGCAATCGAGATCATCAAGAACGAAACCCGCACGCCGAAGGCGCCGCCGGCCGATACGATCTCCGATCTCATCCAGCGCGCCGCCCAGGCCCGCATTCTTGCCGCCAACCCGACGAGTGACAATCCTCAAGGCAGCTTCGTGCCGGCCGAGAAGGACCACCGCAGCGGTGTGCTCGGCGGCATCTATTCCGAGAATGTCCGCGGCATCGTGCCGGTCTCCATCCCCGTGCCGATCACCTTCGATTTCAACAAGTCGAGCTTCACCTCGATCGGCACCGAGGCCGCCGAGGAACTGCTCGAAGCGCTGAAGCAGCAGAAGCCCGGTCGTGTTATCCTGATCGGCCACACCGACCGGCGCGGCGCTGACGACTATAATCAGAAGCTGTCCGAGCGCCGGGCCCAGGCCGTCGCCGACTTCCTCAAGAGCCACGGCATCGATGCCTCGATCGACGCCGAAGGCCGCGGAGCATCCGAGCCGGTTGATGTGACCGCAACCGCAAACCTCACCGAAGACGATGTCGATGCGCTGAACCGCCGCGTCGAATGGCGCCGCGAATAA
- a CDS encoding caspase family protein, producing MSASVSMAAAFALLSLAASDSLARTIEAPDRGAVRAVLIGIDLYRNVPPLHGAVADAEDLSLSLRSVGVEDVTLLKNGAADREGIFHAIEAVTERAGSGDLVVLGIAGHGSSEPERVKGSKPSGRDEVYVLAGFDTRLPGSRERIFGDEFKVLIRNLEAKGADVVFIADTCHAGGMTRDVDPRGAEITWRQAPSYTIEEDDLAPISTTADALSTGFDFKRLTFLAAVDDNTKSPEISIPGIPQKRGALSYATARAFEGAADRNGDGAVSRRELFEYVRQSVYQFTDQRQNIFTESPPGTDLDRAVVYNYEGAGAQATAEKSTTPPPAEPAPISVAALGAAPVLQGIGPAVTPFKLTEGANAELVFDPEKREAIAGGDVVASGIGAGDMPFVVDRMAALDTLKRLSEANPQTVRVTPSDTVHREGERVGVAISDLSGRKLVLFDVTGDGTVQFLYPGEKEVDAQMSASFDLDLSVVAPFGTDLLVAVTSETPMPELVEFLKQNDRRRTAGNIARRLGEFLAEGARLGFTVLYTSAGAKL from the coding sequence ATGTCCGCATCCGTTTCCATGGCCGCAGCATTTGCCCTCCTCAGCCTGGCGGCCTCCGACAGCCTGGCAAGGACGATCGAAGCGCCCGATCGCGGCGCGGTCAGGGCAGTGCTGATCGGCATCGACCTCTACCGCAACGTTCCGCCGCTGCACGGCGCCGTCGCCGATGCCGAGGACCTTTCCCTTTCCCTGCGTTCGGTCGGCGTCGAGGACGTGACGCTGTTGAAGAATGGTGCTGCCGACCGCGAGGGCATCTTCCATGCAATCGAAGCCGTGACGGAACGGGCAGGGTCTGGCGACCTTGTCGTGCTCGGCATCGCCGGCCACGGGTCGAGCGAGCCGGAGCGCGTCAAGGGCTCGAAACCGAGCGGCCGCGACGAGGTCTATGTGCTCGCCGGCTTCGATACCCGGCTGCCGGGATCGCGCGAGCGCATCTTTGGCGACGAGTTTAAAGTGCTGATCCGCAACCTCGAGGCCAAGGGGGCCGATGTGGTCTTCATCGCCGATACATGCCATGCCGGCGGCATGACCCGCGATGTCGATCCGCGCGGCGCCGAGATCACCTGGCGCCAGGCGCCATCCTATACGATCGAGGAGGACGATCTGGCGCCGATCTCGACGACGGCGGATGCACTCTCCACCGGCTTCGATTTCAAACGGCTGACCTTCCTCGCCGCCGTCGACGACAACACCAAATCGCCGGAGATATCAATTCCCGGCATTCCGCAGAAACGCGGCGCGCTGAGCTATGCCACCGCCCGCGCCTTCGAAGGGGCGGCCGACCGCAACGGCGACGGCGCCGTCAGCCGCCGCGAACTCTTCGAATATGTGCGCCAGTCGGTCTATCAGTTCACCGACCAGCGGCAGAACATTTTCACCGAAAGCCCGCCGGGAACCGATCTCGACCGCGCGGTCGTCTATAATTACGAAGGGGCGGGGGCGCAGGCGACGGCGGAGAAATCAACCACTCCGCCGCCGGCCGAGCCAGCGCCGATCAGCGTTGCCGCCCTCGGCGCCGCACCGGTGCTGCAGGGCATCGGGCCAGCCGTCACGCCGTTCAAGCTGACGGAGGGTGCCAATGCCGAACTTGTCTTCGATCCCGAAAAGCGCGAGGCGATTGCCGGCGGCGATGTCGTCGCCTCCGGTATCGGCGCCGGCGACATGCCCTTCGTCGTCGACCGGATGGCCGCGCTCGACACGCTGAAGCGGCTGTCGGAAGCTAATCCGCAGACCGTGCGCGTCACGCCTTCCGACACCGTCCATCGCGAAGGCGAGCGGGTCGGTGTCGCGATTTCCGATCTATCGGGGCGCAAGCTCGTGCTCTTCGACGTCACCGGCGATGGGACCGTGCAGTTCCTCTATCCCGGTGAGAAGGAGGTCGATGCGCAGATGTCTGCGAGCTTCGATCTCGATCTTTCCGTCGTCGCCCCGTTCGGCACTGATCTGCTAGTCGCCGTTACCTCTGAAACGCCGATGCCCGAGCTCGTCGAGTTCCTGAAGCAGAACGACAGGCGCCGCACCGCCGGCAATATCGCCAGGCGGCTCGGCGAATTCCTGGCCGAGGGCGCCCGCCTCGGATTTACGGTTCTCTATACCTCCGCCGGAGCCAAGCTATGA
- a CDS encoding trypsin-like serine protease: MSASISRILTIASVVLLLAAPSLAQQDTDFAGEDGGRVIGGQAAKKGEWPWQVKILAPDPEQRGRFGGHCGGSLIAPRWILTAAHCVTSGRSGKQDLFARDLLIVEGKSKIDKVISVDGPDKPGLAVEDVVIHEDFDRKVFANDIALIKLAEPAVSRPAVLASAGDDEVETAGHMAVVTGWGYTKADHGWDDKYLPTELQEVELPIVPREDCRAAYRDSSMRMNPIDERNVCAGYAEGGKDACQGDSGGPLVAQRPDKSWIQLGIVSWGAGCAEAEHYGVYTRVAAFRDWIAAKTDGDVPNVEAPAGDQVASTTTGAGTKLRQSGQKLANLAITTPPAGDTAPADTTETPDAPAGDQPAAQPPAVQTPAVQAPAAQTPAVQTPGIESSPGDRVLLIGIDDYEMREAKLTGSATDVKAMQLFLVKTLAYRPEQIHTLTNRKASREAILAEIDDWLVRQSTPGSRVFLYFSGQGSEEMGAEETTSPTLVAADAKLVREAGKVTVTNQIRETEIAARLNSLKDRRVTLLIDACHVGPGSRSAVAAPSGGNVRCLGPALAALEPPNKSGTEAKFSFGGENAMVWSAVNAGQWALVDREAKPPAGVFTRRFIEGVEDGVARAADKPNVSNAALLDYVRRKSDEYCRMHAEDCRFTPVPQFYGQPDALGRDVITGEEAKTPLAAVENTLKTDNEAGVAVDVLPGTSVGIGDKVAMRVSTKKSGYLILVDIDASGKLTQLYPNKRSMGLKPTAKSGDNRLDPARPVVVPDARNPYTGFEYVVEGPAGVGMVVAILSDKPIEVLDLPDVPTPLVGQRAAFNYVYDLARTLRIVGDDETGGQGKWSFDSKFYRIR; this comes from the coding sequence ATGAGCGCGTCGATCAGCAGGATCCTCACTATTGCCTCTGTCGTGCTGCTCCTAGCTGCGCCTTCGCTGGCGCAGCAGGATACCGATTTTGCCGGCGAAGATGGCGGCCGTGTCATCGGCGGCCAAGCGGCAAAGAAGGGCGAATGGCCCTGGCAGGTAAAAATCCTGGCGCCCGATCCCGAACAACGCGGCCGCTTCGGCGGCCATTGCGGCGGCTCGCTGATCGCGCCGCGCTGGATCTTGACCGCCGCCCATTGCGTCACCAGCGGCCGCTCCGGCAAGCAGGATCTGTTCGCCCGCGACCTGTTGATCGTCGAGGGCAAGTCGAAGATCGACAAGGTCATTTCAGTCGACGGACCGGATAAACCGGGCCTTGCCGTCGAAGACGTGGTCATCCATGAGGATTTCGACCGCAAGGTCTTTGCCAACGACATCGCCCTGATAAAGCTTGCCGAGCCCGCCGTCTCCAGGCCTGCGGTCCTCGCCTCGGCGGGGGATGACGAGGTCGAGACCGCCGGCCACATGGCTGTCGTCACCGGCTGGGGTTACACCAAGGCCGATCACGGCTGGGACGACAAATACCTGCCGACCGAGTTGCAGGAAGTCGAGCTGCCGATCGTCCCGCGCGAGGATTGCCGCGCCGCCTACCGCGACAGCTCGATGCGGATGAACCCGATCGACGAGCGCAATGTCTGCGCCGGTTACGCCGAGGGCGGCAAGGATGCCTGCCAGGGCGACAGCGGCGGCCCGCTGGTTGCCCAGCGTCCTGACAAGAGCTGGATCCAGCTCGGCATCGTCAGCTGGGGTGCGGGCTGCGCCGAGGCCGAACATTACGGCGTCTATACCCGCGTCGCTGCCTTCCGTGATTGGATCGCCGCCAAGACCGATGGCGATGTGCCCAATGTCGAAGCGCCCGCCGGCGATCAGGTCGCCTCGACCACCACCGGCGCCGGGACGAAGCTGAGACAATCCGGCCAGAAACTGGCCAACCTAGCGATCACCACCCCGCCCGCCGGCGATACCGCCCCTGCCGACACGACCGAAACGCCCGACGCACCCGCCGGCGATCAACCCGCCGCCCAGCCGCCTGCAGTCCAGACGCCCGCCGTCCAAGCGCCTGCTGCCCAAACACCTGCTGTCCAAACACCGGGGATCGAAAGCTCACCCGGCGACCGTGTGCTGCTGATCGGCATCGACGATTATGAGATGCGCGAGGCGAAACTGACCGGCTCCGCCACCGATGTGAAGGCGATGCAGCTTTTCCTGGTGAAAACCCTGGCCTACCGCCCGGAACAGATCCACACGCTGACCAATCGCAAGGCGAGCCGCGAGGCGATCCTTGCCGAAATCGACGACTGGCTGGTGCGCCAGTCGACGCCTGGAAGCCGCGTCTTCCTCTATTTCAGCGGCCAAGGTTCGGAGGAAATGGGCGCCGAGGAAACAACCAGCCCTACGCTTGTTGCGGCCGACGCCAAGCTGGTGCGCGAGGCCGGCAAGGTGACGGTCACCAATCAGATCCGCGAAACGGAAATCGCCGCGCGGCTGAACAGCCTCAAGGACCGCCGTGTCACCCTGCTGATCGACGCCTGCCATGTCGGGCCGGGCAGCCGCAGCGCGGTTGCAGCGCCAAGCGGCGGTAACGTCCGTTGCCTCGGTCCGGCGCTGGCTGCGCTCGAACCGCCGAACAAGTCAGGCACGGAAGCGAAATTCTCCTTCGGCGGCGAAAACGCCATGGTCTGGTCGGCCGTCAACGCCGGCCAATGGGCGCTCGTCGACCGCGAGGCCAAGCCGCCGGCCGGCGTCTTCACCCGCCGCTTCATCGAAGGCGTAGAGGATGGCGTGGCACGCGCCGCCGACAAGCCGAATGTCAGCAATGCCGCCCTGCTCGATTATGTCCGGCGCAAATCGGACGAATATTGCCGGATGCATGCCGAGGATTGCCGGTTCACGCCGGTGCCGCAATTTTATGGCCAGCCGGATGCGCTCGGCCGCGATGTCATCACCGGCGAGGAGGCGAAAACCCCGCTCGCCGCCGTCGAGAATACGCTGAAGACAGACAATGAGGCCGGTGTTGCCGTCGACGTGCTGCCCGGCACCTCGGTCGGCATCGGCGACAAGGTGGCGATGCGGGTGTCGACCAAGAAATCTGGCTATCTGATCCTGGTCGATATCGATGCCTCCGGCAAGCTGACGCAGCTTTACCCAAACAAGCGCTCGATGGGTCTGAAGCCGACCGCCAAGAGCGGCGACAACCGGCTCGATCCGGCCCGGCCGGTCGTCGTGCCCGATGCGCGCAATCCCTATACCGGCTTCGAATATGTGGTGGAGGGACCGGCCGGCGTCGGCATGGTCGTCGCCATCCTTAGCGACAAGCCGATCGAAGTGCTCGACCTGCCGGATGTGCCGACCCCGCTCGTCGGCCAGCGCGCCGCCTTCAACTATGTCTACGATCTCGCCCGAACCTTGAGGATCGTCGGCGACGACGAGACCGGCGGCCAAGGCAAATGGTCGTTCGATTCCAAATTCTATCGCATCCGCTGA
- a CDS encoding serpin family protein: protein MPKSTLLAGLAASLMTLAPAAHADNPGDGTAMLSAQAGLAAELIDRTLAKEGAANIMVSPASLAAALGLASLGASAEGKAAIAKGLGFGSEVKGPETVLDAMSQEKPAAADAPLATAVAIVFDDKLVLVPDALAMLATHRIKPSIEDLDGPASVEHINLWVKQTTRGAIPVMLDAPPGGGFVSLGALSFKARWKTSFDRESPASPFQRPDGSTISVPMMHLAGDGQKFRSDEKFVAVDLAYTGESYSMVVVAARSGKGVGGADLKALASWLQGEKFEAAKGEIFLPRFSLNDGRDLMPVLNAMGLTPEKAKHATFPGFTKENIRLSRVLQKTIIKVDENGTEAAAATAAITERSIDPKLVRVVADARFAFALRDKRTGLLLAAGLIGDPLLAGE, encoded by the coding sequence ATGCCGAAATCCACTCTGCTGGCGGGTCTTGCCGCTTCCCTGATGACGCTTGCGCCTGCCGCCCATGCCGACAACCCCGGCGACGGCACGGCGATGCTCTCAGCCCAGGCGGGGCTTGCCGCCGAACTGATCGACCGCACGCTGGCAAAGGAAGGTGCTGCTAACATCATGGTGTCGCCGGCAAGCCTTGCCGCTGCCCTCGGCCTGGCCAGCCTCGGCGCCTCCGCCGAGGGCAAGGCCGCAATCGCCAAGGGCCTCGGCTTCGGCAGCGAGGTGAAAGGGCCGGAGACGGTGCTTGACGCAATGTCGCAGGAGAAGCCGGCAGCCGCGGATGCGCCTTTGGCGACGGCGGTTGCGATCGTCTTCGACGATAAGCTGGTGCTCGTCCCCGACGCGCTCGCCATGCTCGCCACCCACCGGATCAAACCTTCGATCGAGGATCTCGACGGACCGGCATCGGTCGAGCATATCAACCTCTGGGTCAAGCAGACGACGCGGGGCGCCATTCCCGTCATGCTGGACGCGCCGCCCGGCGGCGGTTTCGTCAGCCTTGGCGCGCTGTCCTTCAAGGCGCGCTGGAAGACGTCTTTCGATAGGGAAAGCCCGGCAAGCCCCTTTCAGCGGCCGGACGGTTCGACGATTTCGGTGCCGATGATGCATCTTGCCGGCGATGGGCAGAAATTCCGCTCCGACGAAAAATTTGTCGCCGTCGACCTGGCCTATACAGGCGAGAGCTACAGCATGGTCGTGGTGGCGGCGCGCTCCGGCAAGGGTGTCGGCGGCGCGGACCTGAAGGCGCTCGCTTCCTGGCTGCAAGGGGAAAAATTCGAAGCTGCCAAGGGTGAAATCTTCCTGCCCCGCTTTTCCCTGAACGACGGGCGTGATTTGATGCCGGTACTGAATGCGATGGGCCTGACGCCCGAGAAGGCCAAGCATGCCACCTTCCCGGGTTTCACCAAGGAAAACATTCGCTTGTCGCGCGTTCTTCAGAAGACGATTATCAAGGTTGACGAAAACGGCACGGAGGCGGCGGCAGCCACGGCAGCGATCACGGAACGCAGTATCGATCCCAAGCTCGTTCGCGTCGTCGCCGATGCCCGTTTTGCCTTCGCGCTTCGCGATAAAAGGACCGGCCTGCTGCTCGCCGCCGGTCTGATCGGCGATCCACTTCTGGCCGGCGAATAG
- a CDS encoding protein kinase domain-containing protein: MRSDLIARYTIGEPVYENEFIVYPAQDKRMDHAVFIVAPDVALKLDKARFERVWASINEAKSLTARRFVEIEDLIPPSPEDDNFYIVEKRPSKTLHQYLDETEMVAYERAAEIGRHILEGLATLHGAGYAHNALTDQCIYVSEDYSGLSVRIGNLHLISKIGEHIIPPYVPEFGAPEIYASGTFSASAALDIYAMGMIAYKLFLPRQTYNSVFDSVMVWEDEHQREQSWKNIHLDPSNIFPRLDVLIPGFPEGLASLIERMLSRDPAQRPRTGADALGEYTRVTTGIQPMSWDPRGGMQQQAEAPKPKKWTLAKLSMIGALLLICIGVGVVTIPKLLRPDPKLVADVGVWKKEAESRKQQAITAKAPERPASDQAKLSYDTGASALTSADALLKDEDYEMALPGYQSAAINLGNALIAIAKESAEKGKAAASAAGGDKAPAFADADTKMKAAADSATAKQMHAAVDSYNASKAGFDDLAKALTALTAAEKDASTKRETVNRIGAGDSPDVAKASGLMTEAKAKAEQWQMPAATSGYGDAAKLFAAIIADVMASKDEATALKQKVADLSASIATRAGAADPTLASLAPRLSEADGRYTAEAYKLAVVAYKPILADLEALSARGFCPVSPTLAFETVPAGSYSLDNVRLMTASMKELGGMLGVANGAVKIEKSFCMQTKAVTRAEMAAYYTANSDPVSAQAYADSPQQPADDVPLAVAQTYTAWLSKQLNTPVHLPSATEWMASATKIATEKLPDNGDIILQWSATPCEAGGNVAFMAQEGSTFVVCSDASAGGIFRVTAELR; the protein is encoded by the coding sequence ATGAGAAGTGATCTGATCGCCCGCTACACGATCGGCGAGCCGGTCTATGAGAACGAGTTCATCGTCTATCCCGCCCAAGACAAGCGGATGGACCATGCGGTCTTCATTGTCGCCCCCGATGTGGCGCTGAAACTTGATAAGGCGCGCTTCGAGCGGGTCTGGGCCTCGATCAACGAGGCGAAATCGCTGACCGCACGCCGCTTCGTCGAAATCGAGGACCTCATTCCGCCGTCGCCCGAAGACGACAATTTCTATATCGTCGAGAAGCGGCCGTCGAAAACGCTGCACCAGTATCTCGACGAAACTGAGATGGTGGCCTACGAGCGCGCCGCCGAGATCGGCCGCCACATCCTCGAGGGCCTGGCGACGCTGCACGGCGCCGGTTACGCCCACAACGCCCTGACGGACCAGTGCATCTACGTCTCCGAGGATTATTCCGGCCTGTCGGTCCGGATCGGCAACCTGCACCTGATCTCGAAAATCGGCGAGCACATCATCCCGCCCTATGTGCCGGAATTCGGCGCGCCGGAGATCTATGCCAGCGGCACGTTCTCCGCCTCCGCGGCACTCGACATCTACGCAATGGGGATGATCGCCTACAAGCTGTTCCTGCCGAGGCAGACCTATAACAGCGTCTTCGACAGCGTCATGGTCTGGGAAGACGAACACCAGCGCGAACAGAGCTGGAAGAACATTCATCTCGATCCTTCCAATATCTTTCCCCGCCTCGACGTGCTGATCCCCGGCTTTCCCGAGGGGCTTGCAAGCCTGATCGAAAGGATGCTGAGCCGCGACCCGGCCCAGCGCCCGCGCACCGGCGCCGATGCGCTCGGCGAATACACAAGGGTGACGACAGGCATCCAGCCGATGTCGTGGGATCCGCGCGGCGGCATGCAGCAGCAGGCGGAGGCGCCGAAACCGAAAAAGTGGACGCTGGCCAAGCTATCGATGATCGGCGCGCTGCTCTTGATCTGCATCGGCGTCGGCGTCGTCACCATCCCGAAGCTTCTCCGCCCGGATCCGAAGCTCGTCGCCGATGTCGGCGTCTGGAAGAAGGAGGCCGAAAGTCGCAAACAGCAGGCGATCACCGCCAAGGCGCCGGAGCGCCCGGCCAGTGACCAGGCGAAACTTTCCTATGACACCGGCGCCTCGGCGCTCACCTCGGCCGATGCCCTGCTTAAGGACGAAGACTACGAAATGGCCCTTCCGGGCTACCAGTCTGCCGCGATCAATCTCGGCAATGCACTGATCGCCATCGCCAAGGAGAGTGCCGAGAAGGGGAAAGCCGCCGCATCGGCTGCAGGCGGCGACAAGGCGCCGGCTTTTGCCGACGCCGACACCAAGATGAAGGCTGCCGCCGACAGCGCCACGGCCAAGCAGATGCATGCCGCCGTCGACAGTTACAACGCGTCGAAGGCGGGGTTTGACGATCTCGCCAAGGCGCTGACCGCGCTGACCGCGGCCGAAAAGGACGCATCAACCAAGCGCGAAACGGTCAATCGCATCGGCGCCGGCGATAGCCCCGATGTCGCCAAGGCGAGCGGGCTGATGACCGAGGCGAAGGCCAAGGCCGAACAATGGCAGATGCCTGCCGCTACGTCAGGCTACGGCGACGCCGCCAAACTTTTTGCCGCAATCATTGCCGACGTCATGGCATCGAAGGACGAGGCGACGGCGCTGAAGCAGAAAGTCGCCGATCTCAGCGCCTCGATTGCCACCCGCGCGGGTGCCGCCGATCCGACGCTTGCCTCACTCGCGCCGAGGCTCAGTGAGGCCGATGGCCGTTACACAGCCGAGGCCTATAAGCTCGCGGTGGTCGCGTACAAACCGATCCTTGCCGATCTCGAGGCGCTGTCGGCGCGCGGCTTCTGCCCGGTTTCGCCGACCCTTGCCTTCGAGACCGTGCCGGCGGGAAGTTATTCGCTCGACAATGTCCGGCTGATGACCGCCTCGATGAAGGAGCTTGGCGGCATGCTCGGCGTTGCCAATGGCGCCGTGAAGATCGAAAAATCCTTCTGCATGCAGACCAAGGCCGTCACCCGCGCCGAGATGGCGGCATATTACACCGCCAATTCCGATCCGGTCTCAGCGCAGGCCTATGCCGACAGTCCGCAGCAGCCGGCCGACGACGTGCCGCTTGCCGTGGCGCAGACCTATACCGCCTGGTTGTCGAAACAGCTGAACACGCCCGTCCACCTGCCCTCGGCAACCGAATGGATGGCCAGTGCGACGAAGATCGCGACTGAGAAACTGCCCGACAATGGCGACATCATCCTGCAATGGAGCGCCACCCCCTGCGAGGCCGGCGGCAACGTCGCCTTCATGGCGCAGGAAGGCTCGACCTTCGTCGTCTGCTCGGACGCTTCGGCCGGCGGCATCTTCCGGGTTACCGCCGAATTGCGGTGA
- a CDS encoding DUF982 domain-containing protein, producing the protein MCWNTSSAFTPVGFALRGPASRKIVWTLGDAARLLINDWPCDDGEEYVAAVKACVDAISGKIAPEQFREALLRAADEAGIAALSLVPQGVEARQLDLPSNAQR; encoded by the coding sequence ATGTGCTGGAATACATCATCAGCATTCACGCCGGTCGGTTTTGCTTTGCGAGGTCCGGCATCTCGCAAGATCGTATGGACGCTGGGGGACGCGGCGCGTCTCCTGATCAATGACTGGCCTTGCGATGACGGCGAGGAATATGTAGCTGCCGTGAAAGCCTGCGTCGACGCGATCAGCGGGAAAATTGCCCCGGAACAATTCCGGGAAGCGCTTCTGCGGGCGGCCGATGAGGCGGGCATCGCTGCTCTCAGTCTCGTCCCGCAGGGCGTGGAAGCGCGACAACTGGATCTGCCGTCAAACGCGCAAAGATAG